Proteins encoded in a region of the Equus asinus isolate D_3611 breed Donkey chromosome X, EquAss-T2T_v2, whole genome shotgun sequence genome:
- the CXHXorf66 gene encoding uncharacterized protein CXorf66 homolog has protein sequence MNLFIFVLLLSIWTNSCLNTNQSDGSSTTGAKHPESTETKMDNFRKHLLIITISVMIITYAFTCICFIYYYFTNDNAPKAGRVKKKGVAAKSSRSSKISFRESKTASPCSAEKQPMLPSTENLSGPSSLKKSSMLSSAEKPIRTSSPERSSMSSSAETLIRPSSRRKSSKSSSTGHIFTPPPLKKSCRTCHPEKSHKLAHAHKLVSQVGSSYPNKAVRPPFPASLQCTVRPAKPPCLSRPQNEILPPKPFGLQKVTKCPRYPNLKRSGSTGRADILSRPQLVKPFQWYKEKRLVCGTFSEPLVNDISEAKEKIAQNTPFPREVKPFSKSFHKVDSRDNAFCDSVSDSDRMTDDRDDSEREITIICNIAQ, from the exons atgaatctttttatttttgtcttactgTTGTCCATTTGGACAAATAGTTGTTTAAATACAAACCAAAGTGATGGATCTTCTACGACAG GAGCTAAGCACCCTGAATCAACGGAGACCAAAATGGACAACTTTAGGAAACATCTACTCATTATCACAATTAGTGTTATGATCATAACTTATGCCTTTACCTGTATTTGTTTTATCTATTACTATTTTACGAACGACAATGCCCCTAAAGCAGGAAG GGTCAAGAAAAAAGGTGTAGCAGCCAAGTCATCTAGGTCATCCAAAATATCATTCCGTGAATCCAAGACAGCCAGTCCATGCAGCGCAGAAAAACAACCCATGCTACCCAGTACAGAAAACTTATCTGGGCCCTCAAGTCTAAAAAAGTCATCCATGCTATCCAGTGCAGAAAAGCCAATCAGGACCTCGAGTCCAGAAAGGTCATCCATGTCATCTAGTGCAGAAACGTTAATCAGGCCATCAAGTCGACGAAAGTCATCTAAGTCATCAAGTACAGGACACATATTCACGCCACCTCCCCTGAAAAAGTCATGTAGAACATGCCATCCAGAAAAGTCACATAAGCTAGCTCACGCCCATAAGCTAGTCAGTCAAGTCGGTTCATCCTATCCAAATAAGGCAGTCAGGCCACCTTTTCCAGCCAGTCTACAATGCACAGTCAGGCCAGCCAAGCCACCTTGTCTATCCCGTCCacaaaatgaaatcttgccacccAAGCCATTCGGTTTACAGAAAGTGACCAAGTGTCCCAGATATCCTAATCTAAAAAGGTCAGGTAGTACAGGTAGAGCAGACATATTATCTAGGCCTCAACTAGTCAAGCCTTTTCAATGGTATAAGGAAAAACGCCTTGTTTGTGGAACTTTTTCTGAGCCTTTGGTCAATGATATTTCTGAGGCAAAGGAGAAAATTGCTCAAAATACACCTTTTCCAAGAGAAGTGAAGCCTTTTTCCAAGTCCTTTCATAAGGTAGATTCCAGGGACAATGCATTCTGTGACAGTGTGAGTGACAGTGATAGGATGACGGATGACAGAGATGACAGTGAGAGGGAGATAACCATTATTTGCAACATAGCACAATGA